The Streptomyces sp. DG1A-41 genomic sequence CGGTGCTCGGTGTCGAGCTCGTCCAGGATCCGGTTGACCTCCGTCAGGACGGCGCCGAGCAACTGCCAGTGCCGCGTCTCGCGCCCGGCCTCCTCGCGCAGCAGCAGGGCCAGCTTGTCCCGGGTGCTCGCCGCGGTGCGCAGCTCCGCGGCGAGACGTTCCTCCGCCGACTCGGCGCTGGTACTGAGATGGGTGGTCACCAGCACCGCGAAACTCACCACGGCGTCGGCGATCTCGGACAGCAGCTGCTCCAGCGCGGCGCCCGTCTCGGCCTCGAACAGCGGCTCCGGCTCGCGCCTTTTCGCGAGGTCGGTCAAGGAGCGCGCGAGCACCCGCAGCACGACCGTGCAGATCTCCAGAGTGTCCAGGCCGGTGCGCAGCACCACCCGGTGCAACAGGCCCTCCCGCACGCGCGGGTTGAGCCGCAGGCTGTCCTCCGCCTGCCGGAGCGCCGCGTCCACCTCGACGATGTCATGGTCCAGGCGCCGTGCCTCGTGCAGCCGCTCCGCCGCGAGATCGGCGGGTGTACGGCCGGCGGCCTCCTCGCCCATGCGCAGCATCAGCTGCCGCAGCCGGCGCGCCAGACCCTCGATCGACGCGCCCGCCTCCTCAACCCACACCGGCGGAGCCAGCAGCAGATTGCAGCCGAGCCCGACGACCGCGCCGATCAGCGTCTCCACCACCCGGGCCCAGGCGGTGTCCCCGACGGTGGTGACCCCGAGCACCAGCATCGCGCTGATCGCGACCTCGGGTACGTACTCCTCCACCCGGACCAGCCGTCCCACGACCAGCGAGGCCACGAGGAGCAGCGCCAGGCTCCACCAGGTCAGGCCCACCAGCAGGCTGAACGCGATGGCGACGAGAACGCCGGTCACCACGGCGTTCACCCGCCGGAAGCCGTTGGTGAGCGTGGCGTACAGGGTCACCTGGACGACCAGCAGTGCCGTCAGGGGAGCGGTGAGCGGTGCCGCCTCGGGGCTCAGCCGCAGCGCGATGACGTAGGCGATCGTCGCCGCGAACGCGGACCGCACCGTCTGGACGACCGCGGGGTCCCGGCGCTTGTGCATGATCCGTTTGGCGTGCGCCGTCCACTCACGTACCTCTCGCATCCTCGGGCTGTTCCCCTTCCCCGGCGTATCGAACGCATCCGATGAAGAGGACGTTAGTGCCGGGGAAACCACGGGCGACCGAGGACCGTCAGGCGGACACCTTGTCGAGAAAGGCGGTCAAATGGCCCATGGTCCGGTCGATCTGCTCCTCCAGGGTGAGGCTCTCCTCGAAGCGGCCCCCGCTCTCCGGCACCTTCTTCCCGCGCAGGTACAGCGAGCAGGCGAGGTCCGTGCACATGTACGCCCCGACGGAGTTCCCCTCGCGTCCGGCCGCTCCCGCCTTCCGCGCGGTCATCAGCGACACACCGCCCCGTGGGTGTGTCGTCAGGCACAGCGAACACATGCTGCGATGCAGAAAGCCGCGCTGCGCGGCCTGGAACCGCATCGCCAGCCCGACGAGCCGCCCCTCGCGCTCGGCGACCAGGTAACTCCGGTCGGGTGCCCCCGGATCCCGCCACCCGAGAAAGTCGAGATCGTCCCAGGGTCGCTCGGCGAGGTCCCGGGGGACGGCCAGGCGCTTGGCTTCTCCCTTGGAGCAGTTGATAAACGAGTTGCGGATGTCCTGCTCGGTGAGTGATCTCATGGGAGGGCTCCTGGTCGTCGTGGCTGAAACCTAGGGGCCCTAGGTTTCGGGGCCAGGTTAGAAACATGGGTGAGGGGGAGCCAGTGAATTTCCCGGAGGTCGCGTCCGCGCGGGCACGGGCGGCGCTGCGCCATGTGGCGGGCGGCTCGTCGGGGCCCGCCGTCGATCCGGAGGTGCGGATCACGCTGAACTTCCACCCGGACCGGCCGGCGGGCGACGTGCTCGTCCTCGTGGCGTTCGCCCGGGACGGCGCCTACCACTCGCAGTTCGTCACCGGCACCAGCAACGGCGGCCTCACGGCCCGCCCCGGCGGTGACCGGTGGCGCTGGGAGAGCCGTATCTTCGGCGGGGCCTACGACGAAGCGGACGCCCACGAGCGGCCCGTGTACGGCGCCCTGAACTTCCGCCGGCAGGTGGTCGGCGCAGCGCCTCGCTTCGGCTCCTCGCACTTCCGGCTGAACGCCGGCGTCCTGCCCCGCGCCACGTTCTGCTACCCCGACAGCGCCGCCGAGCCGTCCCACTTCGGCGTGGCGGCCGGGATGTCGCTCATCGCGCCGGCCGAGGCGGACGAGCGGGACGCCCTCGACGACTACATCGAGGCGCACGTGCACGGAGGCGTCGATCTCGCCCGGGACGTGGAGGCGCTGGTGCTGGACGCCGGCTGACCGCGGCACACCGGTCGAGGCCGCGGCCCGGCGCCTGCCCTGCCCCCTCGAGTGGCACCCCGGCTACCGGCTCACCGTGGCCGGGTTACGGCGCCACGCGGACTACCGCGGCCGGGAGTACGCGGAACTGGGTGCCAGGATCGCCCGGGACGGCCTCGTCGACCCGCGGGCCATCGGCGACGCCGCCCGGACGGGTCGCTACGAACCGCAAAACCTGAAGATGGTGTGGCACACCCTCGCCCGCTTCGGAGCCCCGGAGGGAGCGGGCACGGCCTACTCCGCGGCCGGGGCCTCCGGTGGCCAGACTCCCGGCGTGAGCACCCCCAGCGC encodes the following:
- a CDS encoding aromatic acid exporter family protein, with amino-acid sequence MREVREWTAHAKRIMHKRRDPAVVQTVRSAFAATIAYVIALRLSPEAAPLTAPLTALLVVQVTLYATLTNGFRRVNAVVTGVLVAIAFSLLVGLTWWSLALLLVASLVVGRLVRVEEYVPEVAISAMLVLGVTTVGDTAWARVVETLIGAVVGLGCNLLLAPPVWVEEAGASIEGLARRLRQLMLRMGEEAAGRTPADLAAERLHEARRLDHDIVEVDAALRQAEDSLRLNPRVREGLLHRVVLRTGLDTLEICTVVLRVLARSLTDLAKRREPEPLFEAETGAALEQLLSEIADAVVSFAVLVTTHLSTSAESAEERLAAELRTAASTRDKLALLLREEAGRETRHWQLLGAVLTEVNRILDELDTEHRTRRLLEELDRVSREQRARMPRLTRLRERLGVQEQMWRSRTGVGGRSR
- a CDS encoding FBP domain-containing protein, with translation MRSLTEQDIRNSFINCSKGEAKRLAVPRDLAERPWDDLDFLGWRDPGAPDRSYLVAEREGRLVGLAMRFQAAQRGFLHRSMCSLCLTTHPRGGVSLMTARKAGAAGREGNSVGAYMCTDLACSLYLRGKKVPESGGRFEESLTLEEQIDRTMGHLTAFLDKVSA